From Edaphobacter lichenicola, the proteins below share one genomic window:
- a CDS encoding substrate-binding domain-containing protein, whose protein sequence is MNTLRKGYLFALLAVVLPLIAGCTRHSKSEQYYLVATNTALPYWKVAASGFAAAGAEYGVSVDTRGPAGLNAQAEVDEFKAMVARKPAGILVQVVNSQLMQPEIDAAIAAGIPVITIDSDSPESKRLYFIGTNNFEAGKLGGRRAAAQLNGKGNVVFFTNPGQPNLDERLKGYQDILEDYHGIKIVEVFDIKTDAGTAMDKAGEYLERKGPARIDAFICLDSRSGANVAEAFKRRNATDRLLIAMDVDSDTLKLVGDGTIDSTISQKPYTMAFLGLKALDDIHHYPVKPLDQDYALDPYSPFPTFVNTGVALVDKTNLDAVMKKQRSVNQ, encoded by the coding sequence ATGAATACTTTGAGGAAGGGGTATCTTTTTGCGCTTTTAGCGGTGGTGCTTCCACTGATTGCGGGATGCACCCGTCACAGCAAGAGTGAGCAGTACTACCTTGTCGCCACAAATACGGCTTTGCCTTATTGGAAGGTGGCCGCGAGTGGATTTGCTGCAGCGGGGGCCGAGTATGGGGTTTCGGTCGATACGCGCGGGCCGGCGGGGTTGAACGCGCAGGCAGAGGTGGATGAGTTCAAGGCGATGGTGGCGAGGAAGCCTGCGGGGATTCTGGTCCAGGTTGTGAACTCCCAGCTGATGCAGCCGGAGATCGATGCGGCGATTGCGGCGGGCATCCCGGTGATTACGATCGACTCGGATTCGCCGGAGAGCAAGCGGTTGTACTTTATCGGGACCAACAACTTCGAGGCGGGTAAGCTTGGCGGGAGGCGCGCGGCGGCGCAACTGAATGGGAAAGGAAATGTCGTGTTCTTCACCAATCCGGGGCAGCCGAATCTGGATGAGCGGTTGAAGGGCTATCAGGACATCTTAGAGGATTATCACGGGATCAAGATCGTGGAGGTGTTCGATATCAAGACGGATGCGGGGACGGCGATGGATAAGGCGGGTGAGTACCTTGAGCGCAAGGGGCCGGCGAGGATCGACGCGTTTATCTGTCTGGACTCGCGGTCGGGGGCGAATGTGGCGGAGGCTTTCAAACGGCGGAATGCTACCGACCGCCTGCTGATTGCGATGGATGTGGACTCCGACACGCTGAAGCTGGTGGGCGATGGGACGATCGATTCGACGATCTCTCAGAAGCCGTACACGATGGCGTTTCTGGGATTGAAGGCGCTGGACGATATTCATCACTATCCCGTGAAACCGCTTGACCAGGACTACGCGCTGGATCCTTATTCTCCGTTCCCGACCTTCGTCAATACGGGAGTTGCGCTGGTGGATAAGACGAATCTGGACGCTGTTATGAAGAAGCAGAGATCGGTGAATCAGTAG
- a CDS encoding substrate-binding domain-containing protein has translation MRRLLFLLLAMFLPVLAGCTRHSKDEHYYLIATNINLPYWKAANAGFQKAAVQYGVSAEMRGTTTFDPPGEVTEFRTVVARKPAGILVSVASAELMGPEITAALAAGIPVITMDSDAPTSGRLYFIGTNNLQAGRLGGQRVAAKLNGKGNVAFFSIPGQPNIDERLKGYKDALSHYPGIKIADVFDMKGDSGLAMDQTRDYLSRTGANRVDAIVCLEAASGRDVAEAFRRANVKDRLLVAMDTDQTVLQGVKDGTIDSTISQKPFTMALVGLKALDDIHHYPLKPLAQDYSLDSFAPVPAFIDTGVSLIDKNNVDRMLNIGEDKTP, from the coding sequence ATGAGGCGACTTCTTTTTTTGCTCTTGGCCATGTTTCTTCCAGTGCTTGCGGGATGTACGCGGCACAGCAAAGACGAGCACTATTACCTGATTGCTACCAACATCAACCTGCCCTACTGGAAGGCGGCGAATGCCGGGTTTCAAAAGGCGGCGGTTCAGTATGGGGTGTCGGCGGAGATGCGTGGGACTACTACGTTCGATCCGCCGGGTGAGGTGACGGAGTTTCGTACGGTGGTGGCGCGCAAGCCTGCGGGGATCCTGGTTTCGGTGGCGAGCGCGGAGTTGATGGGTCCGGAGATCACGGCTGCGCTGGCGGCGGGGATTCCGGTGATCACGATGGACTCGGACGCTCCGACGAGTGGACGGCTGTACTTCATCGGGACGAATAATCTGCAGGCGGGACGACTGGGCGGACAGCGGGTTGCGGCGAAGCTGAATGGCAAGGGGAATGTGGCGTTCTTTTCGATTCCTGGGCAGCCGAACATCGATGAGCGGTTGAAGGGTTACAAGGATGCGTTGTCGCACTATCCGGGGATCAAGATCGCCGATGTGTTCGACATGAAGGGCGACTCGGGTCTGGCGATGGATCAGACGCGGGACTATCTGTCGCGAACGGGAGCGAACCGGGTGGATGCGATCGTGTGCCTGGAGGCGGCTTCGGGCAGGGATGTGGCCGAGGCGTTTCGGCGGGCGAACGTGAAGGATCGTTTGCTGGTGGCGATGGACACGGACCAGACGGTGTTGCAGGGGGTGAAGGATGGAACGATCGATTCGACCATCTCGCAGAAGCCCTTTACGATGGCACTGGTGGGGTTGAAGGCGTTGGACGACATCCATCACTATCCCTTGAAGCCGCTAGCGCAGGACTACTCGCTGGATTCGTTTGCGCCGGTTCCTGCCTTTATCGATACGGGAGTTTCGTTGATCGATAAAAACAACGTGGATAGGATGCTGAATATCGGTGAAGATAAGACGCCGTAG
- a CDS encoding zinc-dependent alcohol dehydrogenase family protein, translated as MPDTVKMVRFHKIGGPEVLQFDDLPLPEPGKGEVRLRVRAIGLNRAESMFFHDRYLETPVLPSTNGYEASGIVEAVGPGVDTSWIGKKASTTPAFSLNHYGVYGEVAIVPIHAVAEYPSKLSYEEGTSIWMQYITAYGALIYYGHLTKGDYVIITAASSSVGLAAIEIAKAEGATSIATTRTSTKKAELLTLGADHVIVTDEEDLVARVNQITANQGARIVFDPIGGKGLEALANATAVQGTIFEYGALAMEPTPYPLFTALNKRLIIQGYTLRDILADPIKSQNARKYVFDNLVAGNFKPRIDKTFPFAQIVEAHRYMESNAQIGKIVVTL; from the coding sequence ATGCCCGACACAGTAAAGATGGTCCGCTTTCACAAAATCGGCGGCCCCGAAGTCCTCCAGTTCGACGACCTCCCCCTCCCCGAACCAGGCAAGGGCGAGGTCCGCCTTCGCGTCCGAGCCATCGGCCTCAACCGCGCCGAGAGCATGTTCTTCCACGACCGTTACCTCGAAACGCCCGTTCTCCCCTCCACCAACGGCTACGAAGCCTCCGGTATCGTCGAAGCTGTCGGTCCCGGCGTGGACACCAGTTGGATCGGTAAAAAGGCCAGCACCACCCCAGCCTTCTCTCTCAACCACTACGGCGTCTACGGAGAGGTCGCCATCGTCCCCATCCACGCGGTCGCCGAGTACCCTTCCAAGCTCTCCTACGAAGAAGGCACCAGCATCTGGATGCAATACATCACCGCCTACGGCGCACTCATCTACTACGGCCACCTCACCAAGGGCGACTACGTCATCATCACCGCCGCCAGCAGCAGCGTCGGACTAGCCGCCATCGAGATCGCCAAAGCCGAAGGCGCCACCAGCATCGCCACCACGCGCACCTCAACCAAAAAAGCCGAACTCCTCACCTTAGGCGCCGATCACGTCATCGTCACCGACGAAGAGGACCTCGTCGCCCGCGTCAACCAGATCACCGCCAACCAAGGCGCACGCATCGTCTTCGATCCCATCGGTGGCAAAGGTCTCGAAGCGCTCGCCAACGCCACCGCAGTCCAGGGCACCATCTTCGAGTACGGCGCGCTGGCCATGGAGCCAACCCCCTACCCCCTCTTCACCGCACTGAACAAGCGCCTGATCATCCAGGGCTATACCCTGCGAGACATCCTCGCCGACCCAATTAAGTCACAAAATGCGAGAAAGTACGTCTTCGACAACCTCGTCGCCGGCAACTTCAAACCCCGCATCGACAAGACCTTCCCCTTCGCACAGATCGTCGAAGCCCACCGCTACATGGAATCAAACGCGCAGATAGGAAAAATCGTAGTCACACTCTAG
- a CDS encoding formate/nitrite transporter family protein, protein MPYRLRRYPPAPLANQDAQKNLERPSAQDIYEQVANNARQELGRSSVSLAISGLAGGIFMGLSALGNAIAIALLTTPGTVPSHTIFFVGKMFYPLGFIVVILGRSQLFTENTLYPVALVLAEKKHFWKTLRLWATVLPANVLGALAFAALAALTNAVNPSVVQAIAGLGLEAIHNPASTIFWSGVMGGWIIATVAWLVSGSHSITGSVMIIWMLTFVVGLGNFAHCIATSGEILAAVLIGKAAWTSYFGWLIPAVAGNICGGVGMVTLLEYGQVIYGGDAEAEAIAPHQKEEIKTEESAKA, encoded by the coding sequence ATGCCCTACCGCCTCCGCCGCTACCCGCCCGCCCCACTCGCCAATCAGGACGCGCAAAAGAACCTCGAGCGCCCCAGCGCCCAGGACATCTACGAGCAGGTCGCCAACAACGCCCGTCAGGAGCTCGGCCGCTCCAGCGTCTCCCTCGCCATCTCCGGCCTCGCCGGAGGAATCTTCATGGGCCTCTCCGCCCTCGGCAACGCCATCGCCATCGCACTCCTCACCACCCCCGGCACCGTCCCCTCCCACACCATCTTCTTCGTCGGCAAGATGTTCTACCCCCTCGGCTTCATCGTCGTCATCCTCGGCCGCTCCCAGCTCTTCACCGAAAACACACTCTACCCCGTAGCCCTCGTCCTCGCCGAAAAAAAGCACTTCTGGAAGACCCTGCGTCTCTGGGCAACCGTCCTTCCCGCAAACGTCCTCGGCGCTCTTGCCTTCGCCGCCCTCGCCGCCCTCACCAACGCCGTCAATCCAAGCGTCGTGCAAGCCATCGCCGGCCTCGGCCTCGAAGCCATCCACAACCCCGCCTCCACCATCTTCTGGAGCGGCGTCATGGGCGGCTGGATCATCGCCACCGTCGCCTGGCTCGTCTCCGGCTCCCACTCCATCACCGGCTCGGTCATGATCATCTGGATGCTGACCTTCGTCGTCGGCCTCGGAAACTTCGCCCACTGCATCGCCACCAGCGGCGAAATCCTCGCCGCCGTCCTCATCGGCAAAGCCGCCTGGACCAGCTACTTCGGCTGGCTCATCCCCGCCGTCGCTGGCAACATCTGCGGCGGCGTAGGCATGGTCACCCTCCTCGAATACGGCCAGGTCATCTATGGCGGCGACGCCGAAGCCGAAGCCATCGCCCCCCATCAGAAGGAAGAGATCAAGACCGAAGAGTCTGCAAAAGCCTAA
- the ligA gene encoding NAD-dependent DNA ligase LigA yields MAPALTSDQEIEELRDQLRHHEYLYYVEDAPELTDAQYDALMNRLKRLEEKHPELVTADSPSQRVGGKPKDGFVKMPHSRPMLSLDNAYNEEELRAWDQRVRDALPSTEAVRYVCELKLDGLSLALQYGAGSDKGEAAHLVRGLTRGDGSIGEDVTSNVRTIRSVPLSISASKLKAAGLPQSFEVRGEVVLPQAAFAKLNEEREAAGQAPAANPRNAAAGTIRTLEPNIVAQRRLDFYAYFLLKDGEFLLPQQSTALESLKTSGFRVNKYAKALKSIDEVVKFIADAEPLRDTLGYEIDGVVIKVDATAQQRRLGFTGKAPRWAIAYKFAARAGITKLEGVLFQVGRTGKVTPVAALAPVLIGGTTVSRATLHNADEIARLGVRIGDFVQVERGGDVIPKIVEVVEDKAHPRGTEEIVFPKNCPVCASELQRIEGEVDWRCVNNSCPARVREELLHWSARGVMNIEGLGDAMVAQLLGQSAELGGEVVTEEGAPVVVRRPLIHTIGDLYRLKREDLLGLERVGEKTADALLEQIKRSKEGGLARVLLGLGIRFVGERTAQLLAQHFGSMDELMLAASQDAEKASEALEAVNEVGPKVAQAIVEFFAVEKNKDLVKDLAGLGLEMTAEKRMTTSTLEGLTFVLTGTLPNLTRESAKEKIESAGGRVSGSVSKKTSYVVAGEEAGSKLEKANSLGVTVLDEAGLLELLG; encoded by the coding sequence ATGGCGCCTGCGTTGACATCGGATCAAGAGATAGAGGAGCTGCGGGATCAGCTTCGTCATCATGAGTATCTGTACTACGTCGAAGATGCGCCGGAGCTGACGGATGCGCAGTATGACGCGCTGATGAACCGGCTGAAGCGGCTCGAAGAGAAGCATCCTGAGCTGGTAACGGCGGACTCGCCTTCGCAGCGTGTGGGAGGAAAGCCGAAGGATGGGTTCGTGAAGATGCCGCACTCGCGGCCGATGTTGTCGCTGGATAACGCGTACAACGAGGAGGAGCTGCGGGCGTGGGATCAGAGGGTGAGGGATGCGCTGCCAAGTACGGAGGCGGTGCGGTATGTGTGTGAGTTGAAGCTGGATGGTCTGTCGCTGGCGCTGCAGTATGGGGCTGGATCTGACAAAGGTGAGGCCGCGCATCTGGTGCGGGGACTGACGCGTGGGGATGGGTCGATCGGCGAGGACGTTACGAGCAATGTGCGGACGATTCGGTCGGTGCCGCTGAGTATCTCGGCCTCGAAGTTGAAGGCGGCGGGTTTGCCGCAGAGCTTTGAGGTACGCGGCGAGGTGGTGTTGCCGCAGGCGGCGTTTGCGAAGCTGAACGAGGAGCGCGAGGCGGCGGGACAGGCTCCGGCGGCGAATCCGCGGAATGCTGCGGCGGGGACGATACGGACGCTGGAGCCGAACATTGTTGCGCAGAGGCGGCTGGATTTTTATGCTTACTTTTTGCTGAAGGATGGGGAGTTTTTGCTGCCGCAGCAGTCGACTGCGCTGGAGTCTTTGAAGACTTCGGGCTTTCGCGTGAACAAGTATGCGAAGGCGCTGAAGAGCATCGACGAGGTGGTGAAGTTTATTGCGGATGCAGAGCCGCTTCGCGACACGCTGGGCTATGAGATCGATGGCGTTGTGATCAAGGTGGATGCGACGGCGCAGCAGCGGCGGCTGGGGTTTACGGGGAAGGCTCCGCGATGGGCGATTGCCTATAAGTTTGCGGCGCGGGCGGGGATTACGAAGCTGGAGGGTGTGTTGTTCCAGGTGGGGCGGACGGGGAAGGTGACTCCGGTGGCTGCGCTTGCTCCCGTGTTGATTGGGGGGACTACGGTGTCGCGGGCCACGCTGCATAACGCGGATGAGATTGCGCGGCTGGGAGTTCGCATTGGGGATTTTGTGCAGGTGGAGCGGGGCGGAGATGTGATTCCGAAGATCGTGGAGGTGGTGGAGGATAAGGCGCATCCGCGAGGGACGGAGGAGATTGTGTTTCCGAAGAACTGCCCGGTTTGTGCGAGCGAACTGCAGCGGATTGAGGGCGAGGTGGATTGGCGATGTGTCAATAACTCTTGTCCGGCGCGGGTTCGTGAGGAGTTGCTGCACTGGTCGGCGCGTGGGGTAATGAACATTGAGGGGCTGGGCGATGCGATGGTGGCACAGCTGCTTGGCCAGAGTGCGGAGCTGGGCGGGGAGGTGGTGACGGAGGAGGGTGCTCCGGTCGTGGTGCGGCGGCCGCTGATTCATACGATTGGCGACTTGTATCGGCTGAAGCGCGAGGATTTGCTTGGGCTGGAGCGAGTGGGCGAGAAGACCGCGGATGCGCTGCTGGAACAGATCAAGCGCTCGAAGGAAGGAGGGCTGGCGCGTGTGCTGCTAGGGCTGGGGATCCGGTTTGTGGGCGAGCGGACAGCGCAACTGCTGGCGCAGCACTTCGGCTCGATGGATGAGTTGATGTTGGCGGCGAGTCAGGATGCGGAGAAGGCTAGTGAGGCGTTAGAGGCGGTGAATGAGGTGGGGCCGAAGGTGGCGCAGGCGATTGTGGAGTTCTTTGCTGTGGAGAAGAACAAGGATCTGGTGAAGGATCTTGCGGGGCTGGGGCTGGAGATGACGGCGGAGAAGCGGATGACGACTTCTACGCTGGAGGGGTTGACGTTTGTGCTAACGGGGACGCTGCCGAATCTGACGCGGGAGTCGGCGAAGGAGAAGATTGAGTCGGCGGGGGGGCGGGTGTCGGGGAGCGTGAGTAAGAAGACGAGCTATGTGGTGGCGGGGGAGGAGGCGGGCTCGAAGCTGGAGAAGGCGAACTCGCTGGGGGTGACGGTGCTGGATGAGGCGGGGTTGCTGGAGTTGCTGGGTTAA
- a CDS encoding glucoamylase family protein, with translation MSFSTSTPPKITRRSATKLLGGAILSGFASAPLEAQQAAPATPAYTRLLTDEDIAFLEEMERAGCLYFTEQADPVTGQVLDRATNKTATGEFDQHFAASIAATGFGLTALCISDKRGYQDTARIKKQVITTLDFHLNKMPHEHGFFYHFSDVKTGRPLINVEVSSIDSAIFLCGVLTARAYFNDPEITALATQLYNRVDWPWMLNGGKTFSMGWLPETGFISTRWDHYSELMMLYLLAIGSPTHPISADSWSAFTRPPMTFGPYSYISGRDPLFIHQFSHAWFDFAGKRDAFANYFSNSITATRAHKAFCLGLKRGYTDDYWGVSASDWEHGYAAWGGPPLMGPVDGSVVPCAAAGSLPFLPHDCVRVLRALRDNFGKDAWGRYGFCDAFHPDLHWYDPDVLGIDLGIGVLMAENLRSAFVWDTFMQNPEPVAAMKACGFHSARQTTNPSEPKPTAIPSSDQPVAPSTNRPPHIVSPKLVDQP, from the coding sequence ATGAGTTTCAGCACCTCGACTCCGCCTAAGATCACGCGACGCAGCGCGACCAAACTCCTCGGCGGAGCCATCCTGTCCGGTTTTGCCTCGGCCCCTCTCGAGGCCCAGCAGGCCGCCCCCGCAACACCCGCCTACACTCGGCTGCTCACCGACGAAGACATCGCCTTCCTCGAAGAGATGGAGCGCGCCGGCTGCCTCTACTTCACCGAGCAGGCCGACCCAGTCACAGGACAGGTCCTCGACCGCGCCACTAACAAGACTGCCACCGGCGAGTTCGACCAGCACTTCGCCGCCAGCATCGCCGCCACCGGCTTCGGTCTCACCGCACTCTGCATCTCCGACAAGCGCGGCTATCAAGACACCGCTCGCATCAAAAAGCAGGTCATCACCACGCTCGACTTCCATCTCAACAAGATGCCGCACGAGCACGGCTTCTTCTACCACTTCAGTGACGTCAAAACCGGCCGTCCCCTCATCAACGTCGAAGTCTCCTCCATCGACTCCGCCATCTTTCTCTGCGGCGTCCTCACCGCCCGCGCCTACTTCAACGATCCCGAGATCACCGCCCTCGCCACCCAGCTCTACAACCGCGTCGACTGGCCCTGGATGCTCAACGGCGGCAAGACCTTCTCCATGGGCTGGCTTCCCGAGACCGGCTTCATCTCCACTCGCTGGGACCACTACTCCGAGCTGATGATGCTCTACCTCCTCGCCATCGGCTCACCCACCCACCCCATCTCCGCCGACTCATGGAGCGCCTTCACCCGCCCCCCCATGACCTTCGGCCCCTACTCCTACATCAGCGGACGCGACCCCCTCTTCATCCACCAGTTCTCCCACGCCTGGTTCGACTTCGCCGGCAAGCGCGACGCCTTCGCCAACTACTTCTCCAACTCCATCACCGCCACCCGCGCCCACAAGGCCTTCTGCCTCGGCCTCAAACGTGGCTATACCGACGACTACTGGGGCGTCTCCGCCTCCGACTGGGAGCATGGCTACGCCGCCTGGGGCGGCCCTCCCCTCATGGGTCCCGTCGACGGATCCGTCGTCCCCTGCGCCGCCGCCGGCTCACTCCCCTTCCTCCCCCACGACTGCGTCCGCGTCCTCCGCGCCCTCCGCGACAACTTCGGCAAAGACGCCTGGGGGCGCTACGGATTCTGCGACGCCTTCCACCCCGACCTCCACTGGTACGATCCCGACGTCCTCGGCATCGACCTCGGCATCGGCGTTCTCATGGCAGAAAACTTACGCAGCGCCTTCGTCTGGGACACCTTCATGCAGAACCCCGAACCGGTCGCCGCCATGAAGGCATGCGGCTTTCACAGCGCTCGCCAGACCACCAACCCCTCCGAGCCAAAACCCACCGCCATCCCCAGCTCTGACCAGCCCGTAGCTCCAAGCACCAATCGCCCCCCACACATAGTCTCCCCGAAGCTGGTAGACCAGCCCTAG
- a CDS encoding LacI family DNA-binding transcriptional regulator: protein MRGRTKKSAAPESKAQEHKPAGLKVLSDHLGLSMAAISRVLSGAPAARSIPKATQDRILKAAEELNYRPNLFARSLRNRRSQTVGVIVPEVSEGYATLVLSGIEQELMQADYFYFLISHHHREEMIQRSERLFRDRAVEGVIAVDTLLRDRWAIPTVTVSGHHEPKGVTNIVLNHRLAAELAIDHLSGLGHRRLAFIKGQRFSSDTESRWRGIRHAMEKRGLKILPQLVAQLEGEQPTHEPGYLATQKLLACGESFTALFAFNDVSAIGAIKALREAGLRVPQDVSVVGFDDVQSAAFQNPALTTVRQPLRTMGMLAAQTVLLQIGAAAGGNHAQEIVVDPELVVRESTCPPAAGKR from the coding sequence ATGCGTGGACGCACGAAAAAATCTGCGGCGCCAGAGTCGAAGGCGCAGGAGCATAAACCGGCAGGCCTGAAGGTTTTGTCGGATCACCTTGGATTGTCGATGGCGGCCATCTCGCGGGTTCTGAGTGGGGCGCCTGCTGCGCGATCGATCCCGAAGGCGACGCAGGACCGGATCTTGAAGGCGGCCGAGGAGCTGAACTACCGGCCGAATCTGTTTGCCCGGTCGCTGCGCAACCGGCGGAGCCAGACGGTGGGAGTGATTGTGCCGGAGGTGAGTGAGGGGTACGCGACCCTGGTGTTGAGCGGGATCGAACAGGAGTTGATGCAGGCGGACTATTTTTATTTTTTGATCAGCCATCACCATCGCGAGGAGATGATTCAGAGGAGCGAGCGGCTGTTTCGAGACCGGGCGGTGGAGGGAGTGATCGCGGTGGACACGCTGCTGCGGGACCGGTGGGCGATTCCGACGGTGACGGTCTCGGGGCATCATGAGCCGAAGGGTGTGACGAACATTGTGCTGAACCATCGGCTGGCTGCGGAGCTTGCGATCGATCATCTGAGCGGACTGGGGCATAGACGGCTGGCGTTTATCAAGGGGCAGAGGTTCAGCTCGGATACGGAGTCGCGGTGGCGGGGAATCCGTCATGCGATGGAGAAGAGAGGGCTGAAGATTCTTCCGCAACTGGTGGCGCAGCTGGAGGGAGAGCAGCCGACGCATGAGCCGGGTTATCTGGCGACGCAGAAGCTGCTGGCGTGTGGCGAGAGCTTTACGGCGTTGTTTGCGTTCAATGATGTGTCGGCGATTGGTGCGATCAAGGCGCTGCGGGAGGCTGGGCTGAGGGTGCCGCAGGATGTTTCGGTGGTGGGGTTTGACGATGTGCAGTCGGCGGCGTTTCAGAATCCTGCGCTGACGACGGTGCGGCAGCCGTTGCGGACGATGGGAATGCTGGCGGCCCAGACGGTGTTGCTGCAGATTGGGGCGGCGGCTGGAGGGAACCATGCGCAGGAGATTGTGGTGGATCCGGAGCTGGTGGTGCGGGAGTCGACCTGCCCTCCTGCGGCAGGCAAGAGATAG
- the fusA gene encoding elongation factor G has translation MKVYLGNDIRNVAVVGHAHSGKTTLICAMLHAAKMTATRGRIEDGSAVTAYDEEEVARRTTMSNAVAFAEWSGIKINLIDTPGFHMFVHETRAAMLPVEVALVVVNAQCGAEAVSDRVWKYAAEVTLPRVIAINQVDHPKADSRMGRQRMIEQLQEKWGRQVVPVQLPIVDQHGFHGVVDLVTMKAYLYKPDGDGRGEVGVIPEAVKADAKAAHEALVELVAEGKDELMEEFFREGTIPEEHLIVALHEAIREDRIFPVLYVSGLRNVGTDHLLDFLKVYAPSPTEREPVATRGILHSVSNGVNGSGSGNDQDEIVMRKVDDKEPLALYVYKTMTDPFAGRISFFKVVSGMMTTDKTVQNFTRHEPERLAHLSIMQGRKAVEVSELHAGDIGAVAKLRVTLTGDTLGDKAHEVYLEPVPMPEPAMTYAIEPKSRADEDKLGPALHKVMEDDPMVRFFRDPQTNEFLVAGAGQQHIEAVVSKLKRRYHTDVTLKAPKIPYRETVMGRAEAQGRYKKQTGGHGQYGDCKVRMEAMPRGSGVVFGNEIFGGAIPRQYVPAVEKGVRESAARGFLAGYPVVDLKVTVFDGSYHDVDSSEMSFKMAARLAFRKCMEQAKPVLLEPVMRVEIEAPDDFAGALLGDLNGRRGRVQGMESGGAGTTVRAEVPMAEMLSYGTTLTSITQGRGSFRMEMDHYEVVPALLAQKILAAAKQPVHDEGEE, from the coding sequence ATGAAGGTGTATCTAGGAAACGACATTCGTAATGTGGCCGTGGTGGGCCACGCGCATAGTGGAAAGACGACCTTGATCTGCGCGATGCTGCATGCCGCGAAGATGACGGCGACTCGCGGCCGAATCGAGGACGGGTCGGCGGTGACGGCGTATGACGAAGAGGAGGTGGCGCGGCGGACGACGATGTCGAACGCGGTGGCGTTTGCGGAATGGAGCGGGATCAAGATCAATCTGATCGATACGCCTGGATTTCATATGTTCGTTCACGAGACGCGCGCGGCGATGCTGCCGGTGGAGGTGGCGCTGGTGGTGGTGAACGCACAGTGCGGAGCGGAGGCGGTCTCTGATCGTGTGTGGAAGTATGCTGCCGAGGTGACGCTGCCGCGCGTGATAGCGATCAACCAGGTGGACCATCCGAAGGCCGATAGCAGGATGGGCCGGCAGCGGATGATCGAGCAGTTGCAGGAGAAGTGGGGGCGCCAGGTGGTGCCGGTGCAGCTGCCGATTGTGGATCAACATGGGTTTCATGGGGTGGTGGATCTGGTGACGATGAAGGCTTATCTGTATAAGCCGGACGGAGATGGGCGGGGTGAGGTGGGGGTGATTCCGGAGGCGGTGAAGGCGGATGCGAAGGCTGCGCATGAGGCACTCGTGGAGCTTGTCGCCGAGGGGAAGGACGAGTTGATGGAGGAGTTCTTTCGCGAGGGAACGATTCCTGAGGAACATCTGATCGTCGCGCTGCATGAGGCGATTCGGGAGGACAGGATCTTTCCGGTGCTGTATGTGAGTGGATTGCGGAATGTTGGAACGGACCATCTTCTGGATTTTTTGAAGGTGTATGCGCCGTCGCCGACGGAGAGGGAGCCGGTGGCTACGCGTGGGATCCTGCACTCGGTTTCGAACGGCGTGAACGGGAGCGGTTCGGGGAATGATCAGGACGAGATTGTGATGCGCAAGGTGGATGATAAGGAGCCGCTTGCGCTCTATGTATACAAGACGATGACCGATCCGTTTGCGGGAAGGATCTCGTTCTTCAAGGTTGTCAGCGGGATGATGACGACGGACAAGACGGTACAGAACTTTACGCGACATGAGCCGGAGCGGCTGGCGCATCTGTCGATCATGCAGGGGCGGAAGGCGGTTGAGGTTTCGGAGCTGCATGCGGGAGACATTGGAGCGGTGGCCAAGCTGCGCGTGACGTTGACGGGAGACACGCTGGGCGACAAGGCTCATGAGGTTTATCTGGAGCCGGTACCGATGCCGGAGCCAGCGATGACCTATGCGATTGAACCGAAGTCTCGCGCGGATGAGGACAAGCTGGGGCCAGCGCTGCATAAGGTGATGGAAGATGATCCGATGGTGAGATTCTTCCGCGATCCGCAGACGAATGAGTTTCTGGTGGCAGGGGCGGGACAGCAGCATATCGAGGCGGTGGTTTCGAAGCTGAAGCGGCGATACCACACGGATGTGACGTTGAAGGCTCCGAAGATACCCTATCGCGAGACGGTGATGGGGCGGGCGGAGGCGCAGGGACGGTACAAGAAGCAGACGGGCGGGCATGGTCAGTATGGGGACTGCAAGGTTCGCATGGAGGCGATGCCGCGGGGAAGCGGCGTGGTGTTTGGGAACGAGATCTTTGGCGGGGCGATTCCGCGGCAGTATGTCCCGGCGGTGGAGAAGGGCGTTCGGGAGTCGGCGGCGCGTGGATTTCTGGCGGGGTATCCGGTGGTGGATTTGAAGGTGACGGTGTTCGATGGCAGCTACCACGATGTGGACTCGAGCGAGATGTCGTTCAAGATGGCGGCTCGGCTGGCGTTTCGCAAGTGCATGGAGCAGGCGAAGCCGGTGCTGCTGGAGCCGGTGATGCGGGTGGAGATCGAGGCGCCGGATGACTTTGCCGGGGCGTTGCTTGGTGATCTGAATGGGCGTCGCGGGCGGGTACAGGGGATGGAGAGCGGCGGCGCGGGGACTACGGTGAGGGCTGAGGTTCCGATGGCGGAGATGCTGAGCTATGGGACGACGCTGACCTCGATTACGCAGGGGCGGGGGAGTTTTCGGATGGAGATGGATCACTATGAGGTGGTTCCGGCGTTGCTGGCGCAGAAGATTCTGGCGGCTGCGAAACAGCCGGTTCATGACGAGGGGGAGGAGTAA